Proteins encoded within one genomic window of Lampris incognitus isolate fLamInc1 chromosome 19, fLamInc1.hap2, whole genome shotgun sequence:
- the ackr4b gene encoding atypical chemokine receptor 4b — translation MDENYDHDYHDFDNSSDNDSYDYSDYHSLCDKEAVRSFASLFLPAIYAVVLVVGLAGNALVVVVYASPRRMRTLTDACIFNLAGCDLILLLTLPFWAADAVHGWRLGVAACKIISFLYGTNFTCGMFLLAYISIDRYCALARSTVGRPGTAAHDRRRWLLMCMAVWVTASFLGVPDLVFYHVKHTSHRPGCMAIYPNWMARPAKAALELLEVTLSFLLPFLVMVVCYTRLGLVLSRAAGVRRERKWRALRVLLAVVAVFLLTQLPYNIVKLIRALDIIYMLVTDCELSKNLDRAIQVTESLALTHACINPILYAFIGSSFRGHVLRVAKRLGQRLGRHRQLVGQEPTVEIALRTPGHTHSQSTSEDKDTSTFTI, via the coding sequence ATGGATGAAAACTATGATCACGACTACCATGACTTCGACAACTCCAGCGATAATGACAGTTATGACTACAGCGACTACCACAGCCTCTGTGACAAGGAGGCGGTGCGCTcttttgccagcctcttcctcccGGCCATCTACGCAGTGGTCCTGGTGGTGGGCCTTGCCGGGAACGCCCTGGTGGTGGTGGTCTATGCATCGCCTCGGCGAATGAGAACGCTGACAGATGCGTGCATCTTCAATCTGGCCGGGTGCGACCTGATTCTCCTCCTCACTTTGCCCTTCTGGGCGGCCGACGCCGTCCACGGCTGGAGGCTGGGTGTGGCGGCGTGCAAGATCATCTCCTTCCTCTATGGCACCAACTTCACCTGCGGCATGTTTCTGCTGGCATACATTAGCATAGACCGCTATTGTGCGCTAGCCCGCAGCACGGTAGGCAGGCCTGGGACGGCCGCCCATGACAGGAGACGGTGGCTGCTGATGTGTATGGCAGTGTGGGTTACTGCCAGCTTCCTGGGTGTGCCTGACCTGGTCTTCTATCATGTGAAACACACGTCACACAGGCCAGGCTGCATGGCCATCTACCCTAACTGGATGGCACGTCCTGCCAAGGCCGCCCTGGAGCTACTGGAGGTGACCCTGAGCTTCCTGCTCCCATTCCTGGTCATGGTGGTATGTTACACCCGGTTGGGGTTGGTGCTGAGCCGGGCAGCCGGAGtgaggagggagagaaagtggCGCGCCCTTCGGGTCCTCCTAGCTGTGGTGGCCGTGTTCTTACTCACCCAGCTGCCCTACAACATCGTCAAGCTGATACGAGCCCTCGACATCATCTACATGCTGGTCACCGACTGTGAGCTGAGCAAAAATCTTGACCGGGCCATCCAGGTGACGGAGAGCCTCGCCCTCACGCACGCCTGCATCAACCCAATACTCTACGCCTTCATCGGATCCTCCTTCAGGGGCCACGTCCTAAGGGTTGCCAAGAGACTCGGGCAGCGGCTCGGGCGACACCGCCAACTTGTGGGCCAGGAGCCCACCGTGGAAATCGCGCTCAGGACACCCGGTCACACCCACTCCCAGTCTACGTCAGAGGACAAAGACACAAGCACCTTTACTATCTGA